One Betta splendens chromosome 8, fBetSpl5.4, whole genome shotgun sequence DNA segment encodes these proteins:
- the LOC129604512 gene encoding piggyBac transposable element-derived protein 4-like: MDEVDLRAYLGLLILSGVYRSRGEAVASLWDAESGRAIFRATMSLKVFHAYSKLLRFEDRQTRPARRATDKLAAVREVWDAWVERLPSLYDPGPNVTVDEQLVPFRGRCSFRQYMPSKPAKYGLKFWVACDAKSSYAWKMQLYTGKPGGGGGGEKRASEKKQGQRVVLDVTEGLAGPRNVTCDNFFTSYELGQRLLRRELTMLGTVRKNKPELPPALLSVKGRSAFSSAFAFTPSTVLVSYVPKKNKNVILMSTLHSAATAAEDVLLVDAGRRDKKPFAVLDYNATKGGVDNLDKVIGTYSCRRKTARWPVAVFHNVLDVSCYNAFVVWREAHPDWMPGNRSKRRVFLEQLGKALVTPLIRRRRHPPRGEASASLVRTLQKGVRGAGPPPAPCPALPDSGQQQQQEQQEQEQQEQEQEQQQQQQQQQQQQQQQQQQQQRRQRQQALTADLVWGDDGDDEGDGGEHDGLGSAASDRAQKGKRKRCQICPRARDRRTNNVCHRCERYICHRHLLFCCSDCAPRS, encoded by the exons atggacgaggtcgacctgcgagcctacttgggcctcctgattttgtccggcgtctacaggtcccgaggggaggccgtggccagcctgtgggacgccgagagcggcagggccatttttcgcgccacgatgtcgctcaaggtgtttcacgcttactcgaagctgttgcgtttcgaagatcgccaaactagacccgccaggcgagcgacggacaaactggcagccgtgagagaggtctgggacgcgtgggtggagcggctgcccagcctctacgacccgggtcctaacgtgacggtggacgagcaactggtacctttcagag gtcgttgctctttcagacagtacatgcctagcaagccagcaaaatacggcctcaagttttgggtggcgtgcgacgccaagtccagctacgcttggaagatgcagctttacacaggcaagccaggaggaggaggaggaggagaaaagagagcttctgaaaaaaagcagggccagcgggtcgtgctggacgtcacagaagggctcgccgggcctcgcaacgtgacgtgcgacaactttttcacttcctacgaactgggccagcggctcctgcgcagggagctcaccatgctcggtacggttcgcaagaacaagccggaattgccgccggcgctcctctcggtcaagggcaggagcgccttctcctccgcgtttgccttcactcccagcaccgtcctggtgtcctacgtgcccaagaaaaacaaaaacgtgatcctgatgagcacgctacactcggccgccacggccgccgaagatgtcctcctcgtcgacgcaggacggcgggacaaaaagccctttgccgtcctagactacaacgccaccaagggaggagtagacaacctggacaaggtgataggaacctacagctgcaggagaaagacggcgcgctggcccgtggcggtgtttcacaacgtcctagacgtgtcttgctacaacgctttcgtcgtgtggcgggaggcccacccggactggatgcccggcaaccgcagcaagaggagggtgtttctagagcagctgggcaaggcgctcgtgacccctctcatccgcagaaggcgccatccgcctcgcggcgaagcgtccgcctcgctcgtgcggacgcttcagaagggggttcggggtgcgggtcctcctcccgctccctgtcctgctcttccggactcggggcagcagcagcagcaggagcagcaggagcaggagcagcaggagcaggagcaggagcagcagcagcagcagcagcagcagcagcagcagcagcagcagcagcagcagcagcagcagcggcggcagcggcagcaggccctcaccgcagacctcgtctggggtgacgacggggacgatgagggtgacggaggagaacacgacggccttggttccgccgctagcgaccgggcgcaaaagggcaagaggaaaaggtgtcaaatttgtccgcgcgcgagggaccgcagaacaaacaacgtttgccatcggtgcgagagatacatctgccacagacatttgctcttctgctgttcagactgcgcccctcgctcctga